The sequence CTTCCCAACAAATCTGTCAGTGGCATTTTGTAAAAAGCATCTCCCATTACGGCAGCGGGGGCTGTGCCGGACTTACACCGGCTTCCCTATTGATCCTTGCGGAACCTAAACAATATATATCAATTTATATTCAGCATATCATAGAATTCTTAAGAAAACAACAAAAAAGGCGGAAAAACCGCCTTTTAAATGTTTCGCAGCTTTTGTTTAATCGCCCATCAACTTTACCATCACGGCTTTTTGCGCATGCATACGGTTTTCCGCTTCATCAAAAATTTCCTGCGCGTGCGCTTCGAATACTTCCGCAGTGATCTCCTCTTCCCTGTGCGCGGGCAAACAGTGCTGTACCATTGCATCCGGCTTCGCGACAGCCATTACTTCCGCGTTGACCTGGATCCCCTGGAAAGCCTTTTTCCGCGCTTCCACCTGCGCCTCATGACCCATAGAAGCCCACACGTCCGTAAACACTACGTCCGCATCTTTCGCCGCAGCATAAACGTCTTCCGAAATGGAAAATTTCGGGTTCCCCTGCGCAAATTCCAACACCGCAGAATCCGGCGAATAGTCCTTGGGGACCGCGCAGGCAACTTCCATACCCACGGTAAGACCGCCTACAATCAGGGAATTTGCCATATTGTTTCCATCTCCGATGTACGCCATTTTAAGGCCGTCAAAGCTCTTCTTATATTCGCGGATCGTCATCAGGTCTGCGAGCACCTGGCATGGATGCGCATAGTCAGTCAGTCCGTTGATGATCGGAATACTGCCGTATTCGGCTAAGTCTTCCACCTCTTTTTGCGCGTAGGTACGGATCATGATACCATCCAAATAACGCGACAGCACGCGCGCCGTGTCCTGTACAGGCTCGCCCCTGCCGATCTGCAAATCGTTCGACGACAAAAACAGCGGGTATCCGCCCAACTGGTACATGCCTACCTCAAAGGATACACGCGTACGCGTGGATGATTTCTGGAAAATCATTCCCAGCGTTTTCCCCGCAAGAATGGGATGCTTGATCCCTTTTTTATTGTCATCCTTAAGCTTGTCCGCGAGGTCCAGTATCCCGATGATCTCTTCCTTTGAAAGATCGCTCATTTTCAGCAAATGTTTCATATTTACACCTCATATTTCATTTCAATAGCATAATTATACAGCAAAATGAATATTTATGCAATATATTTTTATTACCTTTCCGCCTGCTGTTCGCAGTATGCGCAGCGGTATACGCCGCGTTCCTTGTCCGTCAGTTTAAAAACGTGCGGCAATTCCTGCTCTACCGCCGTAATACAGCGCGGATTTTTGCATTTTACGATATTGACGACGCGCTCCGGAAGCGTCAGATTCATCTTCTTGATAATTTTTCCGCCGTCAATAATATTGACCGTAATATTGGGGTCGATAAACCCCAGCATATCAAGGTCAGTTTCAATTTCATCCTCGATCTTGATAATGTCTTTCTTGCCCATGCGGTTGCTCTTTACATTTTTGATGATCGCAACGGCGCAATCCAGCTTATCCAGTCCCAGGTAGTTATAGATACTCATTGCCTTTCCAGCTTTGATATGGTCGATGACCACGCCTCTTTCCACACTATCGATACTAAGCATTATGCATTTACCCCCAACATCGTCATAATAAGAGCCATCCGGACAAACTTTCCAAACCGCGCCTGTTTAAAGTAGGCCGCGCGCGGGTCCTTATCCACTTCCACGGAAATTTCGTTTACTCTGGGAAGCGGATGCATGACAATCATATCGTCTTTCGCTTTTTTCATTTTTTCTGCATCGAGGATATAACTGTCGCGCAGGCGGATATAATCCTCTTCATTGAAAAAACGCTCGCGCTGCACGCGCGTCATATACAGAATATCAAGGTCAGAAATGATCTCTTCCAGCCGTTCATACTGCACATACGTCACATTTTCATTGTTTTTCAGCACGTCTTCCTTTACATAGCGCGGTACTTTAAGCTCTACAGGAGAAATGAGCACAAATTTAATATTTTTGTAACGGGACAGGGCACGGATCAGCGAATGCACCGTCCTGCCGAACTTTAAGTCGCCGCACAGGCCGATCGTCAGGCCTTCGAGCCGCCCCTTTAAGGAACGGATCGTCATCAGGTCCGTTAGGGTCTGCGTCGGATGCTGGTGCCCGCCGTCACCCGCATTGATGATCGGGATTTCTACGTTCTGCGAAGCCACCATCGCCGCGCCTTCCTTGGGATGGCGCATTGCAATGATGTCCGCGTAGCATTCGACCGTGCGTACGGTATCCGCCACGCTTTCCCCTTTGGAGGCCGAACTGTTGTCCGCTCCCGCAAAGCCGATCACGGCTCCCCCCAACTCGTGCATAGCCGCTTCAAAGCTTAAGCGCGTGCGCGTAGAAGGTTCAAAAAAAAGTGTAGCCAGTTTTTTATACCGACACACTTCCCTGTATTTTTCCGGATTCGCAATAATATCGTCCGCCAGATCGAGCAGCTCGTCGATCTCTTCTACCGTAATGTCCATTGGATCAAGTAAATGTTTCATGATTGCTTCTGTTCCTTTCCTGTTTGCATAAAAAAACGTCTTCCTGTACTGACAGAAAGACGGAATCACGGCAATACGATATGTCCAAACCTTATCAGCCTCTCTGTACTAATTTAAAGGTTCTTATGCTTTCATTATTTTACTACACATCAAGAGCGATAGCAATATAAAATCGGCAAATATTTTTGAGTTTTAATGTTTATATCGGCCGTATCGGGTCTACATTAAATATAACGAACGTGCCTAGACACTATAGAAAGGAAGTGACCGCAATGGTAGCTAAAATGGTCAGACAGTTTATTGCGCTAGGAGCTGTGATCGCTCTTGGAATATCGATACTTGCTTTTGGATTTGGCACCGCGCCACTTTCCGTACAGGTATTCAGGGACAACTTCGCGAGCCAAAGTGAATTAGTAAAATAGCTTTTTCTTTTCTCTCCACTTTTTATGAAAGACGCTTCCTGTTTTCGGACAGGAAGCGTCTTTGCTTTACATGAGCGGCGCGAATACACGCAAGACCGCTTGCATCAGACGCACATACCATTTCCGTCTGCGCACCGCCTCATATGAAATCTCCTGGCATATCGGCATCGTATTTAAGAAATCTTCTTTTACTTTCATGACCGCCGACGTCTTATACATCCAAACGCCGCATTCATAATGCAGGAACAGGCTGCGGTAATCGAGGTTCACCGTTCCCACAATCGCGAGCTCATCGTCGCACACAAACGTCTTGGAGTGGATAAATCCGGGCGTATATTCATAAATGCGCACGCCCGCTTCCAAAAGCTGTTCGTAATACGCGCGCGTTACCATAAACACCATCTTCTTATCCGGCACATGCGGCGTCGTAATACGTACGTCCACGCCGCTCTTGGAAGCGTTAGTAAGCGCCGCCATAAGCTCGTTATCGAGTATCAGGTACGGCGTATTAATATAAAGATAACGCTCTGCCCGCGTGATCATGTTCAGATATACGTTCTCGCTGACATATTCACTGTCCATCGGATCGTCGGCATAAGGCTGCACATAACCGTCCGACACATATTCCTTAATAAACCGTTCCTCCGGCCGGAATGCGGAACAATCGGCATCCTCCTGCGTCATAAAATTCCACGATTGCAAAAACATCATCGTCAAAGACCACGCGCCTTCGCCTTTCAGCATCACGGCAGCGTCTTTCCAGCGTCCGAAACGGCTGATCGCATTGATATATTCATCCGCCAGATTCGCTCCGCCGCAAAAAGCCGTATGCCCGTCGATGGCGGTGATCTTCCTGTGGTCGCGATTATTGAAAATAGACGAAAGCTCCGGCTTTAAGGTATTGAACACCACGCATTTAATACCCATTTCGCGCAGTTTCTTATAATACCGGAACGGCAGCGTGCGCGCGCAGCCCATGTCGTCATACATAAAGCGCACGTCCACTCCCTGTTCGACTTTTCGTTTCAGTATCTCAAGGATACTGTCCCACATCACGCCCTTTTGCACGATGAAATATTCCATGAAAATATAACGTTCCGCCTTTTCAAGTTCCTCTTTCAAGCGCACATAAAAATCCTCGCCCATGGCGAAATATTCCGCTTGCGTCCGGTCGTAAAGCGGGTACATACTTGCGTTACGGATATAATCAGTCTGCCGCGCAGCGCCCAGGCTCTCCTCGCAGAGCCGTTTGCTGATCGCCTCGTCCTGCTGCAGCAGGCAATTTGTCGTTTCATAGATTTCCCGCGCCTTTTGCCTTGTCTTACGCGAAAGCTTGCGCTGGCTGAAAAAGACGTACAGCAAAATACCCAACAGAGGAAGCACCAGAATTGGAATGATCCACGCCAGCTTATAAGATGAGTTCTGCCGTTTGTTGACAATATACAACGCCATAACGAGACTGAGCGCAAAAAAAATGTTCCGCAATACCTGCGATCCGTCGTCGAAATAATATAAAAGACTGATAATAATGAACGCCTGTACGCCGATCAGCGCGAATACAATAAACAGACGGCTGGTAAAAAAGCTCAACAATTTCTTCATGTCATTCCCACCCTTTCGGTGTCCTTGCTGTAACCCATTTTACGACAAAACGCCGCTCTTTGCAATGCAAACAAAAAGGCTTCCTCATAATAGACGGCAGGCATAAAACACGTTAGGCCGCTCGTGATATTTTAGAGGAACGAGGGCTTTCCATTCTATAACAAAAGATAGGAGTCACCTCTGTTTGTGTCTCCTATCTTTATATCATTTCATGAGCGCGCCAAATTTTATTGCTTCTATTCAGGCAAACAATCCCGGGTTGTACTGGTAAAGCGAGCATGGCCGCCCGCCCGTACTGTAATCCATATTCTGGATCAGTTCATTGTTTGCATGCAGGTATTGGAGGTATCTTTGTACCGTGATACGAGAGAGCTTGACCGTTCCCACGATGTCTTCACAAGAAAAACAGGTTTTGGGGCTGCTGTTGAATACCGCGCGGATCATGTTGAGCGTCTTGCGCTGCAGACCCTTTGGAAGTTCGAGCTCCATGCACCCCGCGCCGCTCAGATACGCATCAACCGTCTTTTGGCTAAGCGCCTCCTCTTCCTGCCACAACTGTGCGCGGTACAAAAAACGCTCTACCGCCTGATTGAAACGGTCTGTATCAAGCGGGTCGACAAGACAGTCGAGCACGCCCAGCTTAAGGACAGCCCTTAACGTGTCGCAGTCGTTACGCGCGATATAGGCGATCATCTCGGTGCGCGCCCCTGCCAGACGCAAAGAACGCATCAGCGAGAGTCCTATTTCCGGATCCGTACACACATCCACCACCAGCAGGTCTACCGGACGGCTGATAAACCAGTCCGCAGAAATATCCTTATCAAGGGGCATTACCTCGATCCTGAAACGGTTGTCTTTTATACTTCCGATCACATGGTTATACGGTTTTTGATATTCTCTTTTCAGCACCGTCATCCGATACATAAAACAAGACTCCCCGTCAATAAAGTTTACTGTAAATTTCGTATACCTTATCCCTGTCTAAAACAACATAGTTGTTCGCCATCAGGCGACCCTGTTTTTCCATCACGTTATCCGTGAACGTATCGAGTTCTTCCTGTTTCACTCCATACTCATGCAGCGGCTTGCATTGGATGATCTGGTTTAAGAGCTTTTCCATCTCATCATAAACCACGTCTTCCTTGCAGCCAAGAATATCTGCAATGAATCGGTTCATTTTCTTAATCTTTCCGTTGGGATCGATTTCCATATAGGCTTTGAACACGCCGATCAGCAGGGCATAATTTGCTTCCCCGTGCGGAACATGGTATGTGCCGCCAAGAGGATAGCTCATCGCGTGCACAGCCGCGCAGCCCGCGTTACCAAAGGCGATCCCCGCATAGTTGCTCGCAATCAGGAAATCCTTTAAGAGCGGAATACGCGCCTCCTGCCCGTTCTTCGCGATTTCCTGATAACCCTTGAGGATCATCTCGATCGCCTTATACCCGAACATCTCCGTATACGGCGTCGCTTTGGGCGACAGGCTGGATTCCAGGGCGTGGATCAGCGCGTCGATGGAGCTGGTGGCGAAAAACTTAAAGGGCAGCCCTTTCAAAAGCTCCGGAATGAGCACCGCGCTGTCCGCGTACATTTCGTCAACCGCGAGGCCGAGCTTCGTGTGGCGGCTTTTGAGCTCCAGAATGGCAATATTCGTCACCTCGCTGCCCGTGCCGCATGTCGTCGGCACCAATACAAGCTCCTTGTCCTTGATAATATCCACTTTCCTGTCATAAAGGTCGAGGATCGGGCTCACGTTTTTCAGCGCAAATATCTTGGAAATATCGATAATCGTACCGCCGCCGATCGCGATAATTCGTTTATAATCGCCTTTCATATCGGCGTACATCGCCTCCGCCATTTCGTCAGACGGCTCGCCCATACCGTATTTTTCCTGGTACAGTACGTCGGCTTTGATTCCCAGATCCGTAAAATACGGATTAAAAATATACTCGTTTGTGATGATAAGGTCCCCTTCGCCGACTTTGTACTCCTCGCAGAATTCCTTACAGGTATCGAACGAGAATATTTCCGGTTTAATTGATAATTCTTTCATAATTTTTCTCCTTAGTCCTGATCCTCATATTTACAGCAAAACTTCTTTTCAAAAAACTCAATGAGCTGCGGGCGGAAGTCCGGATGCGCGATACGGATCAGGCGCACAGCGCGCTCGCGCAGCGTGATACCCCGCAGGTCCGCAATACCATATTCCGTAACGACATACTGTACGTCATAACGCGACGTTGTGACCGCCGCTCCCTCGTCAATGATACTCACAATTTTGGAAACCGCGCCTTTGGCAGCCGTGGAAGGCATCGCCATAATGCTCCTGCCGTTTTTACTCATCGTGGCGCCCCGTACAAAGTCAACCTGTCCGCCGACACCGGAGATCTGCTTATGGCCGACCGACGTGGATACCACCTGGCCCATAAGGTCAACCTGTACGCAGGAGTTGATGGATACCATGTTGTCGTTCTGCGCGATCACAAGCGGATCGTTCACATAATCCACCGGATAGATACCCACCGCCGGATTATCGTCCAGATAATCATACAGCCTGCGCGTGCCCATAGCAAAGGTCAGGATACTCTTCCCTGGATGTAAATTCTTTTTCTTGTTTGTGATGACGCCCGCTTCCACAAGCTCCACCACACCGTCCGAGATCATTTCGCTGTGGATACCGAGGTCCTTTTTGTCCTTTAAGAACAAAAGCACCGCGTCCGGAATCGCGCCGATCCCCAGTTGCAGACAGTCCCCGTCGTTGATCAGCGATGCGCAATAACGGCCGATCTCGCGTTCCACATCCGTGATTTTAGGATTCGGCAGTTCCAAAATCGGTTCGTCGAATTCTACAAAATCCGAGATTTCCGAGACATGCACAAAGGAATCCCCGTGGATACGCGGCATATTCTTATTGACCTGCGCGATAACCACTTCCGCCTGCTTGACCGCTTCCATCGTATAATCAACGGAAATGCCGAGGCTGACAAAGCCGTGCTCGTCCGGCGGACTCACCTGTACCAGCGCTACGTCCGGCTTGCAGTTCGTACGCAGAAGCTCCGGCTCCTTTGAGAAGTAAACGGGCGTAATATCCGCGCGTCCTTCCGCACACGCCGCACGTGTCGTTCCCCCAATAAAAAACGAATTGTGGCGGAAATGCTTTTCCATTCCCGGTGCGCAATAAGCGGATTTCCCCATTGAAACCATGTGGATAATTTCCACATTTTCGTAGTTTTCCGCATTCGCAACCATTGCGTCCGTGATATGAACCGGTTCCCCCGTTGCATGTGCAATCACGACACGGTCGCCGGACTTGATTTTTTTCACCGCCTGCTCCGCAGTCGTCAGTCTGGACTTATATTGTTCTTTCCAATCCATCGGCTATTTCTCCCCTCTTATTCCAATCAGTTTATTTGATTTATTTCCTTTTTCACGCGGTCAAGTTCCTCTTTCAAAGACGCGTAACCGCTTGCTTCTGTCAGTATGATTTTTCCATAGCGGCCTTCTATCGTATCATGCAGGGCGCATGCGCTTGCACATCCGCATATGATGACCGCATAATCGACCTCTTCCGTTCCCGCAACCACAATCCTGCTGTCGGGAAAATCTTTCTTTAAGTTCCGCGCAATTTCCGTCCGCTCATAATGCTGGTTGCAGCCGCCGCAATATTTGATTCCTATCGTCATTTCTTCTCTCGTCCGGCCCGCCTTTGCGCAAGGATGCTGCGCGCCATATCCCATGTTTCGTCGCTGACGCCTGTCACCAGGACAACGTCCTCAATTTCCGGTATTTCCTCTTTGACCGCCTCTGCGACGATCGATTCCAGAGTCAAAGAAGCAGAGGGACAGTTGCTGCAATTGCCTAAAAAACGCACCTTGAGCACACCATCTTTCATATCGACAACCTCGATACC comes from Christensenellaceae bacterium and encodes:
- the pyrI gene encoding aspartate carbamoyltransferase regulatory chain, which encodes MLSIDSVERGVVIDHIKAGKAMSIYNYLGLDKLDCAVAIIKNVKSNRMGKKDIIKIEDEIETDLDMLGFIDPNITVNIIDGGKIIKKMNLTLPERVVNIVKCKNPRCITAVEQELPHVFKLTDKERGVYRCAYCEQQAER
- the pyrB gene encoding aspartate carbamoyltransferase; translated protein: MKHLLDPMDITVEEIDELLDLADDIIANPEKYREVCRYKKLATLFFEPSTRTRLSFEAAMHELGGAVIGFAGADNSSASKGESVADTVRTVECYADIIAMRHPKEGAAMVASQNVEIPIINAGDGGHQHPTQTLTDLMTIRSLKGRLEGLTIGLCGDLKFGRTVHSLIRALSRYKNIKFVLISPVELKVPRYVKEDVLKNNENVTYVQYERLEEIISDLDILYMTRVQRERFFNEEDYIRLRDSYILDAEKMKKAKDDMIVMHPLPRVNEISVEVDKDPRAAYFKQARFGKFVRMALIMTMLGVNA
- a CDS encoding cardiolipin synthase, with the protein product MKKLLSFFTSRLFIVFALIGVQAFIIISLLYYFDDGSQVLRNIFFALSLVMALYIVNKRQNSSYKLAWIIPILVLPLLGILLYVFFSQRKLSRKTRQKAREIYETTNCLLQQDEAISKRLCEESLGAARQTDYIRNASMYPLYDRTQAEYFAMGEDFYVRLKEELEKAERYIFMEYFIVQKGVMWDSILEILKRKVEQGVDVRFMYDDMGCARTLPFRYYKKLREMGIKCVVFNTLKPELSSIFNNRDHRKITAIDGHTAFCGGANLADEYINAISRFGRWKDAAVMLKGEGAWSLTMMFLQSWNFMTQEDADCSAFRPEERFIKEYVSDGYVQPYADDPMDSEYVSENVYLNMITRAERYLYINTPYLILDNELMAALTNASKSGVDVRITTPHVPDKKMVFMVTRAYYEQLLEAGVRIYEYTPGFIHSKTFVCDDELAIVGTVNLDYRSLFLHYECGVWMYKTSAVMKVKEDFLNTMPICQEISYEAVRRRKWYVRLMQAVLRVFAPLM
- a CDS encoding response regulator; the encoded protein is MYRMTVLKREYQKPYNHVIGSIKDNRFRIEVMPLDKDISADWFISRPVDLLVVDVCTDPEIGLSLMRSLRLAGARTEMIAYIARNDCDTLRAVLKLGVLDCLVDPLDTDRFNQAVERFLYRAQLWQEEEALSQKTVDAYLSGAGCMELELPKGLQRKTLNMIRAVFNSSPKTCFSCEDIVGTVKLSRITVQRYLQYLHANNELIQNMDYSTGGRPCSLYQYNPGLFA
- the argF gene encoding ornithine carbamoyltransferase, which produces MKHLLKMSDLSKEEIIGILDLADKLKDDNKKGIKHPILAGKTLGMIFQKSSTRTRVSFEVGMYQLGGYPLFLSSNDLQIGRGEPVQDTARVLSRYLDGIMIRTYAQKEVEDLAEYGSIPIINGLTDYAHPCQVLADLMTIREYKKSFDGLKMAYIGDGNNMANSLIVGGLTVGMEVACAVPKDYSPDSAVLEFAQGNPKFSISEDVYAAAKDADVVFTDVWASMGHEAQVEARKKAFQGIQVNAEVMAVAKPDAMVQHCLPAHREEEITAEVFEAHAQEIFDEAENRMHAQKAVMVKLMGD
- the cat2 gene encoding 4-hydroxybutyrate CoA-transferase, with translation MDWKEQYKSRLTTAEQAVKKIKSGDRVVIAHATGEPVHITDAMVANAENYENVEIIHMVSMGKSAYCAPGMEKHFRHNSFFIGGTTRAACAEGRADITPVYFSKEPELLRTNCKPDVALVQVSPPDEHGFVSLGISVDYTMEAVKQAEVVIAQVNKNMPRIHGDSFVHVSEISDFVEFDEPILELPNPKITDVEREIGRYCASLINDGDCLQLGIGAIPDAVLLFLKDKKDLGIHSEMISDGVVELVEAGVITNKKKNLHPGKSILTFAMGTRRLYDYLDDNPAVGIYPVDYVNDPLVIAQNDNMVSINSCVQVDLMGQVVSTSVGHKQISGVGGQVDFVRGATMSKNGRSIMAMPSTAAKGAVSKIVSIIDEGAAVTTSRYDVQYVVTEYGIADLRGITLRERAVRLIRIAHPDFRPQLIEFFEKKFCCKYEDQD
- the 4hbD_1 gene encoding 4-hydroxybutyrate dehydrogenase; amino-acid sequence: MKELSIKPEIFSFDTCKEFCEEYKVGEGDLIITNEYIFNPYFTDLGIKADVLYQEKYGMGEPSDEMAEAMYADMKGDYKRIIAIGGGTIIDISKIFALKNVSPILDLYDRKVDIIKDKELVLVPTTCGTGSEVTNIAILELKSRHTKLGLAVDEMYADSAVLIPELLKGLPFKFFATSSIDALIHALESSLSPKATPYTEMFGYKAIEMILKGYQEIAKNGQEARIPLLKDFLIASNYAGIAFGNAGCAAVHAMSYPLGGTYHVPHGEANYALLIGVFKAYMEIDPNGKIKKMNRFIADILGCKEDVVYDEMEKLLNQIIQCKPLHEYGVKQEELDTFTDNVMEKQGRLMANNYVVLDRDKVYEIYSKLY